Within Macrobrachium nipponense isolate FS-2020 chromosome 20, ASM1510439v2, whole genome shotgun sequence, the genomic segment ACTAATGTTCAATATTTACACCTCGAATAACCTTATAATTATGGCGCTATGAATATAGTctttaacattaattaaaaataaacaataataataaaagttttaatttcaTATCTTAATTGATCGATTTACGCCTAGGAGAAAATACACAGCTGTCTTTCTAGATGTAACACCAATACGGATATAAATGCTTTATCTTTTAGCAACTGCCTTATTTTGCATGATGAAGATCCGTAGATACCGGCACGCAAATACTCAGGCATTGCAATAACATCAAGTGgaatattaaaaagttatttgTCCAATGTATCAATCCTATGAGCGCTTATTAAATGTCTATCGAGAACGTCAGCTGTCAGGAATTCTCATTCATAAGCAAAAACCTGACTTCGTCTTGGAAGAATAATTTGAATTTCCAAATCGTCGATATAGTACTTCTTGTTAATAACGAAAGGATCAGTTTACACACTATAAGAGGAGGCTCTGTTTTGCTACAAGTTGTTCTGCTCCTAGTTATTTCACATctatcgtttttattatttccggaacaattggtcttgaagcatAACAGAGGAAGAGCGTAAATAACGGTCTATTTACATTTATTCTATCATATTGTTAAATCACAACTATGGTGTGATAGCTCTATGTATTTAATCTGTTAGAATCCTTGATATGGATATTGTGTCGTCTAGCAACTGTCAAATAAGCTCTTGCGTCACTGGAACTTAACTCATTTATGCTACCCTGGGAGCGAGTTGATTAGTAATACCTTCTGTTGCAGTAACTGATACCGTAACCAAAGGGAAGTccggattttatttatttgtccttcAAGAGAGTAACGAACCTCACATTTTTATATCCTTATTTGTCTCGAAAAGAATTACCTTGATCTTTGGAACGAGACAAATCGAACTGGTTTAATTTAAACTTGGGAATCTTGACATCAGATTTAACCGAATGATTTCTGAATTCTTCAACAGCATATAATCTGTAGTTTGGATATGGTGAAGTTAAAGGATAAGAAAGCTTATCTGAAATCGTTTCGTTGGagcatgaataaaaaattatgcgtttaaaaaaatttgaatgaTGAGAGGGCAGTGTCGTAAAAACAAAGACAGCTCTCACACTGTAAAGCCAGTGTATCTACTAatgcgtacacacacagacacacacacacacacgcacacacatatattataatatatatatatatatatataatatatatatatatatatagtatatatatatgtatatatatatatatatatatatatataatatatatatatatatatatcatatatgaggttgtagtccacaggggaaaagaaaacctgaaattCCTTTTACCCCTACAGTTTCGGTCTCCACTGCCCCTTATCGAGAGCTATTAATAaccgataagggccagtggaggtcgaaactgttgagctaaaggaatttcagttttttctctttccctgtggactacaacctcatatatatatatatatatatatatatatatatatatatatatatatatatataaatattaaattaagttAAGCTGTGAAGAGGGTACAAAAATTTGTTATAATGAATCGTTCGAATAATTTGATTTTTAGAGAAAACAAATGCTTTAGCTATTCTAGGAAAAGATTCTTCTACTGGGGTATGCGGTACACTGATAAGGCTATTGGGTAGGGAGGCAGTACCTCTACCGGATTTTGCAAGCCCTTGGCATCGGGATTTTGTCTTCCTTTCGGTATGTGATTTCTTAACTGACGGTCCTGGGAATTTACTGAACTTTGCTGGTGCCGAAAAGTCGTTAGTTTCTACTTCGTGAAAAGATTGTCTTTAATAACACATGATGCATTCCTTCAACTGATTTTATACTCCAttacaaaatgaatgaaaatttatcAAGCTCTGATATGAACGGGACATGGGTGCCAAGATGGCgtaagaagaagagagaacaTTGGAGTATCTGGCATCTTCCAAGATCGTCCAACATGGGATATAAACAGTCGCAGGATCGATGGTCGGTACAGAACACATCGAATACCCTTCAGTGTAGCATCAACACTACAGTGAACCAAGGTAGGTAGTCAAAAGTATGTCTAATGGGTAATTAAATTCAGAAGTTTGAATATTTGTTCCCATATTGTTTCAACCTTAAATGATTAATtatattcagaatacacattttctttattttatgtttgaaAACATTAATACTTAAAGATTCTGAGCAAATACTCTTAATATGAAAAACATAATAGGCATTTCTGAACATCGTCattctataaaattatatagaaattagattttttctaAGTACTTCAATAAAGAGGAAGAACCCTATAGTTACCTTCAATAGAAGTAACATTTTAATCTGCCAACGATTACAGTGTGAAGTTAAATTATCacgctaaagttttttttttcctttctgttacAGACAAAATGAAATTCCTAATTGTAGCCTCCCTCTGCGTTGCTGTGGTTCTTAGTCAGAACGTGGTTCAGCCAAAACCAAATGTCCGAAATTTGCCTGCTGAAGTCCGCCTAGGTTCGTATCTATCAACAATATTTaatgttgaaaatatatttattcttaacATAAATAAGAATATCATTTTTAATCAAATGCAATTagctttttattcttaaatagtGAATCAATATTTGTTTATGTTGCAGTCAAAGACAGAAAATTAACGTCTGCAATTAACGTATACTAACGATTACTTTTCCTATTGAACAGAGGCTCAAGGTCAATGCTACGGATTCACAGCCAAAAAGGCCTTCGCCGTTGGCCAGTCTTGGCCCCTAGCTCCATTCTGTGGAAGAGCCACCTGCATTCAACATGAAGGTAAACTTTTCGAAAAGGTGGAAGACTGTGGCTTTGAACCGAAGCCATCACCCGGCTGCAGAGTCAAGAACGAAGCCGACCAAGCTAAGCCTTACCCAGCCTGCTGCCCCGTGTACGAGTGCCAGCCAGGTGCCACCCTACAGTACCCAACTCCAGAAGAACTGAGGGCTGCCGCACAGCAGGCTGCCAAGGCTGCACAAGGCACCCAGGGATAAGAGGTCTCTCAGAGTCAAGCCAATCCACTTCCCAAAGAGAAATTAATCGAAATAATTTATGAATTACTGTATAACTTAACAAGAATTCAAGGAGTTATGAAAGAATGAAGTGCCAGTAAccatttcatgaaaatgaatggaaaggAAAATTACCTTCAAAAGATAACAGGCATTTACGATTACTAAAAAgataatttatatttgtattaataatgaaaataaaaaatactcaaaTTAATCACTTTTTTCTAAACCTTTTATTACAGTACAAATCACTCTATTTAGAAATGtttatgaaattcaagcttatcAACGATGAAAAATTAATTTGCGAAGGCAAGACattaaaaaacatttcattatgaaataaatgcatataagtaactgagaatttttttattaaatggctCGTCTTACACTTTTCGTCTTATTtctttaactactttctttcatttgaaaatgacTATATCATCACAATAAATCTTACAATAACGAAGATTATTAATTTATGATAACAATTATATTAAAGGAAATATAATGTGATATAAAAGAACTGAATAAGGAAATGATTTCGTAGCATATATTTTGCTATGATTTTAAGGAATATTTCCTTATTATATGAAGCAAAAGGACGAAAAACTATCATCCAAAGGCATTTCTTCATATCCAACATATTTGTAAATCTATTGAAAGTATATTAAGACTTTATGAAACAGCACAGATAAATGATTAAAAGTTTAAGGATTAGTTACGCAAACAATCGATTTCATGATAGGCAGCTATGGTAGTGAATGACGTCGTCCATAGCAGTAATGGTGTAAGTTCTTCCAGGTTTATGGGTTTGCTGTTTGTGTATCCCAGAATTGTTCGCTAccttagtaaaaataaataattaaataaataaataaataaatttttttttaattcctcacaaaaatttttaaattaaggaACGACTTGTTTGATCTCTCATCATTAAAAATCATAATCCTTTTGTCACTTTTCGAAATCAGGGAAGGGTCAAGAGTACGTATAAgagggaatataaaaaaaatgtcaaagaagGTTTTCCATATTGATTTTTAATATCTACGAAAATTTCTGCAACTCTGTTTACCACCAAACCCCTAAAGAATTTCTTCAACTGCTTCTTTCCTCACATCTTTCCctgcttttgtttccttttaagtTTCCGTCACTGAGAAGCTAACGATTTTATTCTGCAAACGAAAACAATACCATTATAcacgagaaaaagagaaacagaaaaataatggtGACGTAGATGATGGCACTTGTGGAACTTTAGACTTCAGATATTTTAGACAATATTATTCAGCTACAGTTCACAATGACTTACACTAGAATGTATTCTCTAGTGTCTTTGGGTGGGTGCAACGGCCCGCTAAACCATTTCTTGGAATCGacttctgctttgctttagctggCCTTGGGTTGGAGGCGTGTGTCATCTTCGCCCACCCCTTCTAGGAGAGAGATCTGCTCTTATGTCTTACGCCGCGTTTTGCTGTAGAGACGTAAAGATGAGTAAGAATTTCGTTCTTTGTGTTCATCGTCGGTGGTTAATTCTGTATATTCTCAGCGTCTAACAACTGTAGCCATGGTGTCAAGGGGACATCTAAGATTTCAAGGGACTGCAACTGTATATAAAGCCCAAGTTGTTCCGATGTTTTTCCCTGAATTGCTTCAATATTGGGTTCTTCTCTAGATGAGAAGAGAAACATCTGGAGACATGAGTTGTCGTCATCCCGAAGTATGATTGAAGGTATCCTTTCTTTTCGGCACTGAAATCAATACGACAGTCGAATCTTCAAATCTTCGGGAAGAGCGGAAGAATAAATTCTATCATATAATATTAGTAGATATTTTAAATCTGCTACTTTTACAActaggaaagaaaaacaaatcgtTAGTAGATTTTACattgcttatatttttttctatggaGTGTTAATTTATACTATTCTATAGaaagaaatttcaaaatacatagtacacacacacaaatatatatatatatatatatatatatatatatatatatatatgtgtgtgtgtgtgtgtatatatatatatatatatatatatatatatatatatatatacatatatatacacacacatatatatatatatatatatatatatatatatatatatatatatatatatatatatatatacacacatatatatatatatatatatatatatatatatatatatatatatatatatatatatatatatatatatatatatatatatatatatgtatatgtatatatatatatatatatatatatatatatatatatatatatatacatatatatatatatatatatatatatatatatctatatatatacatacatatatatatatatatgtatgtatgtatgtgtgtgtgtctgtacatatgtatatacatatttataactaTCGTCATCATTTTTTTATAGTCGCCTCAAACGCCAATTGATACAAACGGAAAGTTTCATGACTTTCTTTTACTCTATGTACCATAAATTACTTATATCCATCTAATGTTCTAATACTTCTCATGGAGGTATGCAAGAATCTTGCAACACTTCTGGTACCCATATCATTTAAACTTAAGTAAAACATGAAGCTGAAAACAGAATTCATGAAAGGTTGTTTGTCAGCTGAATCACCTGACACATATTAAAGAAGTTCAAATTTCCACGCAAATGTTCCCGAAAAGAAAACCAAATCAGCTTTTTAACGAGTAGAGTTCGGGGAGGGAGCAACTAGTAGTCCTATTTTTTGCAAGCACGTCACCTACCGGTTTTAAAGTCGAGACATTTCGTCACTAGGATTCCTGGGACTTTGGAAAGGCGTAAACATTGGGGTGTCTGGCATCTCTCTAGATCTTCTCCCACTGGATATAAACAGTCATAGGAACGTTGTTCACCACAGAACATAGCGATCGCCCATCAGTGAAGCATCACCACTACAGTCTCCTAAGGTGAGTATTCCATAGACCAAACAATGCCGTTATTTGTTACCGATAAAACTTTTGGAAGAAATTTTATAGACAACTTAGATGGCAAGTTCTCGTTGTGAATTCTACTTATTATGTTTCACAAAATCCATATCGtgtaaattatttgtaataaagtcAGAAAGTGTAACATTTCATTATTGAATATTTCTGAAAAGAGtattacgaaatgaagacatttctGATGAACAACCACTGCTGATAACGATACTATTTCGAAAATTTCCATCTAATAATCACTAATATCTTTCTCTTGCAGccaaaatgaaattcttcatcaTCGCCTCATTCTGCGTAGCAGTTGCTCTCAGCCAGGGTGTGATTCAGCCAAAACCAAATGTTCGAAATCTACCTGCTGAAGTCCGCAAAGGTAGGTGTCATCAAGATCAATCTTGTGTTAAGAAATACATTATCCCTTCATACGGAAAGACAATCATTCGATTTATAAACTGACTAGTCATTTCATTaagggaaataaaaagaataagatcCTCATTAGATTGATGGAAAAATTTTTGAAACATTCATGCATATCTTTGCATTCTAACAGAGGCTCCTGGTCAATGCTACGGATTCACTGCCAAAAAGGCGTTCCCTGTTGGACAGTCTTGGCCCCTGGCTCCTTTCTGTGGAAGA encodes:
- the LOC135219854 gene encoding uncharacterized protein LOC135219854, with amino-acid sequence MGYKQSQDRWSVQNTSNTLQCSINTTVNQDKMKFLIVASLCVAVVLSQNVVQPKPNVRNLPAEVRLEAQGQCYGFTAKKAFAVGQSWPLAPFCGRATCIQHEGKLFEKVEDCGFEPKPSPGCRVKNEADQAKPYPACCPVYECQPGATLQYPTPEELRAAAQQAAKAAQGTQG